Part of the Bacillus cereus group sp. RP43 genome is shown below.
GGATGAGATTAATACTTCACCAAATCCTTCTGTAGGAATTGTCGTAATGACTTCCCCCTTGCAACCAATGAATTCATCCATACGTTGCACAGTATTTTGTTCCGCTTCTGCAATTGGTTTTAAAATTAGTATTTTCATTATGAAAACACCGATAAAAGATATAGCAAATGAGGCCCCGAAAATAACGAGACTATTATAAGAATATAAATATTCTCCTATATAACTAAGTCCACATAACATGGCGAAAAAACTAAGTAGCAAAGTTACAACGGATACAGATCCGCCTCCAAAACTAAATATTGATTCAAAAATATCTCCAAAAAAGATATAAATAACAGTAAGTATAGTTGCAATTATAAATCCATATAAATAAATTGTTTCAAGTGGATAACCAAACAAGACCATTTCTTATCCCCCTTTCTTAAACAATCCTCTTTTTATTTGTATGAATCACCTCTTTCAAAGATTATTGTTCTTAATTTTCAGTTATTTACCTTTTAAAGAAAAACCTGTAAGACAGGCCCCTAAAAAAGAACAGGAGAAACCTATTGTGACAGGCTCCTCCTAGTAAATAACCGATATATTGTATATCTATATAATATACTATTTTCCACAAAAAGTAAAGTTAAACATACATTGGAAAAGCACTTATTTTACTGATAATACGTACGCTCCATCACCATTATCATATTTATATACATACAAGTAATACTTACCTGGTTTTGCATTAAATTTTGCTTCTATACGATTTCCATTAGCTTGACCGTAAGCTGCGTAATTTTGCATATCTGATTCATGGTGAAGCACCCACGTCATCCCAATTCCATGCTCATTTAAAACAGAAATGTCGATATCTTTCGCTGATGCCATATTAAATGTATATACATCGGTGTGATCCCCGCCGATAAGGCTACCTTTTATAGTAGTGTTTAGCCCGATACCATTTGCTTCTTCTGGACGATTATTTGGTTCTGATTCTGTTAAACTTCCCTCTTTAATTGTAACAGTTGTTTCACTTCTACTCTCTTTTCCTTTATCATCTTTTACTCTTAATGCTACTTTATAAGTTCCTTCTTTTTCATATGCATGTACTGGATTAACTTCTGTACTTGTTCCTCCGTCTCCAAACTCCCATGAATAAGAAACGATTTTTCCATCTTCGTCGTTTGATCCATCACTTTTGAATTGAATTCCTTCTTTTACAAGCCCATTATAAGGACCATTTATATGAACTGTCGGAGCTTTATTTTCTCCGTCATCTTTTGCGATACCATGGAAGACTACATCATATTCAAATTGATTGGAACTATTCACACGGTAATTGACGAAATATGCTGTAACCGTTTTGTAGCCGCTCCATTCTTTTTGCGCCAATTGTTCTAAAGCCTCATTTACTCTTTTACCCATTGCGTTCCAGTCTTCTGATTCACCTTTTGTTACACTACCTGTAAACGTGCCTTCTAATGTAAATGTATTAAAGAATTGAGACTCATGTTTTGTCATTTTTGCATCTTTCATAGACAACGTCTCACTAATTTCTTTCTTCACTTCTGTTAACGGTTTTGGTGCATGTTCAGCTAAATAATCATCTGCCACTTCCGGTACATTATACTTATCTTGATTATCAATTAGCTGCTGCATATACTCTTGATACTCTTTATTTAGCTTAGAATCTTTACTTAGATTTTCACGATATACATCATAATTTTTCACGTCATTCGCACGAATTAAATCTTGAATTTTATCAAATGTTTCAAACTGATGCGTATATAAGTAAGACTGCAATGCGAACGAGTAGTTATAGAAATCCCAAGAACCATATTTAGCAAATAGTGTACGCTCTGCTGTATAACGGCTTGCAGGATCAGATGATAATCCGCTAATGATGCTCTTTCTCGGTACTACATTATTTGTGCGAGTAGATCCTGCGAAAAATTCTGCATTCCCTTCTTGGAACCAAGTTAATCTTTCATTTTGATACATA
Proteins encoded:
- a CDS encoding NfeD family protein — protein: MVLFGYPLETIYLYGFIIATILTVIYIFFGDIFESIFSFGGGSVSVVTLLLSFFAMLCGLSYIGEYLYSYNSLVIFGASFAISFIGVFIMKILILKPIAEAEQNTVQRMDEFIGCKGEVITTIPTEGFGEVLISSQFGSNAIPAKTIGKKDISQGTEVIIEGVQDGVLLVQNIAYSLKKPKL